The genomic segment GGGCAAGCGCATCGCCGCGTCGGACTACGAGGGAAAGGTCGTCGTCATCAACGTCTGGGGCCAGTGGTGCGGCCCGTGCCGCACGGAGGCGCCCGAGCTGCAGAAGCTCTACGACGACACCAAGGACGACGGGGTCGTGGTGCTGGGCATCGACGTGCGCGACCACGACCGGTCGGCGCCGCAGGACTTCATGCGCGACCGCGGGCTCACCTACCCGTCGATCTACGATCCGTCGGGGCGGTCGCTGGTGAACCTGTCCGGCTACCCGCGCAGTGTCGTGCCGTCGACGCTCGTGGTGGACCGGCAGGGCCGGGTCGCGGCGGTGTACCTCCGAGAGCTGCTGGCTGACGACCTGCGCCCACTGATCGACCGGTTGACGGCCGAGAAGGCGTCCTGAACCTCGGCAATCCGGTCATCCAGCTCACTCGCCCCACCAGCCAGTGGGCTTCACGAGAACCACATTCCCTACGCTGAGGCGCGTGAATGCGGTAACCGAGCTGGCGGCCTCCGGGCCGCTGCTGCTCGCCGCGGGACTGTCGCTGCTCGCGGGAGCGATCTCGTTCGCCTCGCCCTGCGTGGTCCCGCTCGTGCCCGGCTACCTCGCCTACCTCGCGGCGCTGGTGGGCGCCGACGCGCCCGCCGTGAGCACCGGCGAGGGGCGTAAGAAGGGGCGACTCGCCGTCGTGGGTGCGGCTGCGCTGTTCGTGCTCGGGTTCACCGTGGTCTTCGCCGCGAGCGTCGGCGGCCTGGTGTGGTTGGCCGACGTCCTCTGGGTCAACGAGGAGTTGTTCCAGCGCATCGGCGGGGTGGTGATCATCGCGATGGCGTTCGTGTTCCTCGGCTTCTTCCCCGCGCTGCAGCGGGACGCTCGCATCCACCGGGTTCCGAGGATGGGTGTCTGGGGCGCCCCGGTGCTTGGTGCGGTGTTCGGGTTGGGTTGGACGCCGTGCATCGGCCCGACGCTGTCCGGCGTGCTCATGCTCGCCACGGCGAGCGGCGCCACGGGTGCGCGCGGACTCCTTCTCGTGCTGCTGTACTGCCTGGGGCTGGGCCTGCCGTTCATCCTGCTGGCCGCGGGAGCGCGATGGGCCGTCGGCGCCGCCGACTGGCTGCGCCGTCACGGTCGCACGGTGCAGATCGTCGGTGGGGCGATGCTGCTCGTCGTCGGTGTCCTGCTCGTGACGGGCCTGTGGGGCGAGCTCACGGGTTGGATGCGGGATGCCTTCATCGCGGACGTGGAGATGCCACTGTGAGCCAGACGACCACCGAACCACCGGAGACACCGCGTCCGGTCTACCGGCAGACGCCGCTGCGCCGGGCCTGGGCGTTCCTGCGCAACACGTGGCGTGGGCTGACGTCCATGCGCACCGCGCTGGTGCTGCTGTTCCTGCTGGCCCTGGCCGCCCTGCCGGGGGCGCTGCTGCCGCAGTGGGACCTCAACGCGCAGAAGACCGAGGAGTACATCGTCCAGCACGGTTGGTGGGGCGAGCTGCTCGACCGGCTGCAGTTCTTCGACGTCTACTCCAGCCCCTGGTTCTCGGCCATCTACCTGCTGCTCATGGTGTCGCTGATCGGCTGCCTGGTGCCGAGGACCGGCGAGTACTTCCGCGCGATGCGCGCCGGCCCGGTGCTGACGCCGAGGAACCTGGCGCGGCTGCCGCACCACACCAAGGCCGAGGTCGAGGCCGACCCGGACACGGTGCTGGGCGAGGTGCGCCGCAGGCTGCGCGGGTGGCGGGTCGCCGAGCGGACGGAGGCCGACGGCGTCCGCACCATCAGCGCCGAGCGCGGTTACCTGCGGGAGACCGGGAACCTGCTCTTCCACTTCGGCATGCTGGGCCTGATCGCCACGTTCGCGCTCGGTGCGATGTACTCGTACGAGGGCCAGGTGATCGTCCACGCGGACGGGCACGAGTTCTGCAACTCCGGTGTGTTCGCCTACGACTCGTTCGATCCGGGCCTGCAGGTCGACGGCACCCAGCTCTCGCCGTTCTGCGTCAAGGTGAACGACTTCGAGGCCGAGTACACGGACGCGGGCCAGCCCATCAGCTACGAGGCGGACGTCCAGTACCAGTCGGGTGAGGACCTGACCACGGGCACGTGGCGCGACCATCACCTGGAGGTCAACGAGCCGCTGCGCACGGCGGGCGACCGCGTGTACCTGCTCGGCCACGGGTACGCCCCGACGTTCACGGTGACCTGGCCGGACGGCGAGACGCGGACGCAGACCGTGCAGTGGCGGCCCACCGACCTCACGACGATGCTGTCGCAGGGTGCGACGAAGTTCGACCCGCCCGGGATCACCGACTCGGCGGAGCGGCGGAAGAACCAGCTCGCGGTCACGGGCCTGTTCGCGCCCACGGCGGCGTTCCACGGCAGCATTCTGTCGTCGTCGTTCCCCGAGCTCACCGACCCCGCCGTGGCCGTCGACATCATGCGCGGGGAGCTGGGCACGGATTCCGGACGCTCGCAGTCGATCTTCGAGATCGATCAGCGGATGGTCGACGCCGGGCGGTTGGAGCGTGTGGCCCGCGAGAACCTGCGGGTCGGCGAGAGCATCACGCTCGACGACGGCACGCAGATCAGCTTCGACGGCGTTCGCCCGTGGGTGTCGCTGCAGGTCTCGCACGACCCGACGCAGGGCTGGATGCTCGGCTTCGCCATCGTGATGTTCGCGGGGCTCGGCGCGTCGTTGGCGGTCAAGCGCCGCCGGTTCTGGGCGCGTGTGTCGCCGGTCGGTGACTCCGGCGACCCTGATCTCCGACGCACTGTAGTAGAGTTGGGCGGGCTTGCCCGTACCGATCAGGCCGGGTACGGCGAGGAGTTCACCGCCCTCTCGCGGGACATCCTCGACCGCACGCAGGACAGAAAGGCACACTGATGCCGGTCAACGAGACGCTGTCGCAGTACAGCGACTGGTCGTACACCACCACGGTCGTGGTGTACGTGCTGGCGATGATCTTCTTCCTCGTGGAGCAGGCGTTCGGCAAACGCGGTGTGCGCGCCGCCGAACGCACCCGGGAGAGGCAACTCGCGGGAGTGGGCGCCGGCTCCGCCTCCACCACGTCGTCGCGGGAGTCCGGGACGGGCGCGAGCGGTTCGACGACTCCGCCGGCCCGGACCCGCATCGAGCGCATCGGCCGCATGGGGGCGGCGCTCACCATCCTCGGGGCTGCCCTGCACCTCGCGGCGTTCGTGCTCCGCGGGCTGGCCACCAGCCGCTTCCCGATGGGCAACATGTACGAGTACATCATGGCGATCACGCTGGTCACCGTGATCGCGTGGCTCGTGATGATGGCCCGGCACCCCATCCGCCACCTGTCGGCGTTCATGCTGCTGCCCGTCGTCATCCTCATGTTCGTCGGCGGCACGATGCTCTACGCCGTCGCGGCCCCGGTGCAGCCCGCGCTGCAGTCGTACTGGCTCGTGATCCACGTGAGCGCGGCCGCCGTGGGCTCGGGCATCTTCCTCGTGCCGGGCGTGGCGAGCATCCTGTACCTGATCCGGTCCGCCTACGACCGCGACCCCGTGAAGTTCGGCAAGCTGGCGCCGAAGCTGCCCAGCGCCGAGGTGCTCGACCGGGTGGCCTACCGGACCACCGTCTTCGCGTTCCCCGTGTTCACCTTCGGCATCCTGTGCGGTGCCGTGTGGGCCGAGGCCGCCTGGGGCCGCTTCTGGGGCTGGGACCCGAAGGAGACCGTCGCCTTCGTCGCCTGGGTCATCTACGCCGCCTACCTGCACTCGCGGGCCACGGCGGGCTGGCGCGGCACGCGCGCCGCCACGATCAACGTCGTCGGGTTCGCGGCCACCGTGTTCAACCTGTTCTTCGTCAACCTCGTCTCGACGGGGCTTCACTCGTATGCCGGAGTCAGCTGACGTTCCCGCTTGACGGCGGTTACCGTCTTCCGTGTGACGCGTGAGGGGGACGTTGGCCCACCCAGCCAACCCATCGGAGGACTGACGCGGTGACCACACCCAACGAATCCGGCGGGCAGGATCATCCGCTCTATTCCGAGGCGAGCACGGACTCGACACCCCACCCGGCGCAGGCGGCCTGGCAGCAGGGGCCGTCCGGCCCGTGGCAGGGTGCCGTGCCGCCCGGCGTGCCGCAGGCCCACTACGGCGGCCAGGGACCGCCCGGGCTGCCACAGCCGCAGTACCCGGCAGGGCAGCAGCCCTATCCGGGTGTGCCGCACGGCTTCGACAGTGCGCAGTTCGTGCGCAAGCCGAAGCGCGAGCCCAAGTCGGGGTGGCGGCGGGCCGTCTACGTCGCCACCGGCAAGCTCGTGAACCCCGGCGAGGGGCCCGCCGACCGCCGCCGTCGGGAACTCGTGTCGCGCGTGAACCAGCCGCTGCGCGGGTGCCACCGCATCGCGATGCTGAGCCTGAAGGGCGGGGTGGGCAAGACCACCATGACCACCACGCTCGGCTCGACGTTCGCGTCGCTTCGCGGCGACCGCGTGATCGCCGTCGACGCGAACCCGGACGCGGGCACGCTGGCGCAGAAGATCCCCATCGAGACCACGGCGACGGTGCGGCACCTGTTGCGCGACGCCGACCGCATCGTGCGCTACAGC from the Saccharomonospora azurea NA-128 genome contains:
- a CDS encoding TlpA family protein disulfide reductase — encoded protein: MSSRTRKVVAAAFAALAVLTGCTTGDDAVVSGGGDFSFVAPGGETDIYYEVEQRQQLPEVAGEDLFDEGKRIAASDYEGKVVVINVWGQWCGPCRTEAPELQKLYDDTKDDGVVVLGIDVRDHDRSAPQDFMRDRGLTYPSIYDPSGRSLVNLSGYPRSVVPSTLVVDRQGRVAAVYLRELLADDLRPLIDRLTAEKAS
- a CDS encoding cytochrome c biogenesis CcdA family protein → MNAVTELAASGPLLLAAGLSLLAGAISFASPCVVPLVPGYLAYLAALVGADAPAVSTGEGRKKGRLAVVGAAALFVLGFTVVFAASVGGLVWLADVLWVNEELFQRIGGVVIIAMAFVFLGFFPALQRDARIHRVPRMGVWGAPVLGAVFGLGWTPCIGPTLSGVLMLATASGATGARGLLLVLLYCLGLGLPFILLAAGARWAVGAADWLRRHGRTVQIVGGAMLLVVGVLLVTGLWGELTGWMRDAFIADVEMPL
- the resB gene encoding cytochrome c biogenesis protein ResB, which gives rise to MSQTTTEPPETPRPVYRQTPLRRAWAFLRNTWRGLTSMRTALVLLFLLALAALPGALLPQWDLNAQKTEEYIVQHGWWGELLDRLQFFDVYSSPWFSAIYLLLMVSLIGCLVPRTGEYFRAMRAGPVLTPRNLARLPHHTKAEVEADPDTVLGEVRRRLRGWRVAERTEADGVRTISAERGYLRETGNLLFHFGMLGLIATFALGAMYSYEGQVIVHADGHEFCNSGVFAYDSFDPGLQVDGTQLSPFCVKVNDFEAEYTDAGQPISYEADVQYQSGEDLTTGTWRDHHLEVNEPLRTAGDRVYLLGHGYAPTFTVTWPDGETRTQTVQWRPTDLTTMLSQGATKFDPPGITDSAERRKNQLAVTGLFAPTAAFHGSILSSSFPELTDPAVAVDIMRGELGTDSGRSQSIFEIDQRMVDAGRLERVARENLRVGESITLDDGTQISFDGVRPWVSLQVSHDPTQGWMLGFAIVMFAGLGASLAVKRRRFWARVSPVGDSGDPDLRRTVVELGGLARTDQAGYGEEFTALSRDILDRTQDRKAH
- the ccsB gene encoding c-type cytochrome biogenesis protein CcsB codes for the protein MPVNETLSQYSDWSYTTTVVVYVLAMIFFLVEQAFGKRGVRAAERTRERQLAGVGAGSASTTSSRESGTGASGSTTPPARTRIERIGRMGAALTILGAALHLAAFVLRGLATSRFPMGNMYEYIMAITLVTVIAWLVMMARHPIRHLSAFMLLPVVILMFVGGTMLYAVAAPVQPALQSYWLVIHVSAAAVGSGIFLVPGVASILYLIRSAYDRDPVKFGKLAPKLPSAEVLDRVAYRTTVFAFPVFTFGILCGAVWAEAAWGRFWGWDPKETVAFVAWVIYAAYLHSRATAGWRGTRAATINVVGFAATVFNLFFVNLVSTGLHSYAGVS
- a CDS encoding MinD/ParA family ATP-binding protein, whose translation is MTTPNESGGQDHPLYSEASTDSTPHPAQAAWQQGPSGPWQGAVPPGVPQAHYGGQGPPGLPQPQYPAGQQPYPGVPHGFDSAQFVRKPKREPKSGWRRAVYVATGKLVNPGEGPADRRRRELVSRVNQPLRGCHRIAMLSLKGGVGKTTMTTTLGSTFASLRGDRVIAVDANPDAGTLAQKIPIETTATVRHLLRDADRIVRYSDVRAYTSQGPSRLEILASDTDPAVSEAFSEQDYLRVLSVLERFYNVVLTDCGTGLMHSAMKGVLDSADTLVVVSSSSLDGARSASATLDWLEAHGYGDLVARSVAVINSVRPRAGSVDLDRLTAHFAARVRGVVSIPFDPHLEEGAEIDLDRLSHETRSALLELAATIADGFGSAELSPLR